A genomic window from Glaciihabitans sp. INWT7 includes:
- a CDS encoding NAD(P)/FAD-dependent oxidoreductase, which yields MNIPELHSPDLAAAHFDFDSIVIGGGAAGLAASMVLARARRRVLLIDAGAQNNLRTTHAGGVFLHDGEAPASLYARALEQLAVYPTFKRRQALVTSAGAVDGGFRLVSEPEGLPPEVLTAKTIVLAQGVQFSPSKIPGADALWGTSVVNCPFCDGYESRDLHVLVAGTSDYLTHMAAMLPAWIDDLSYAEGTEIAGMKRGTEGLEVRFTDGRSETFGRAFVQQEWTQRTALADALGCARLDDGLLQLDGFGQTTVAGVFAAGDQSANAMQVNLAVGSGHAAGTGAVFALVIEPD from the coding sequence ATGAACATCCCTGAACTCCACAGCCCGGACCTCGCCGCCGCCCATTTCGACTTCGACTCGATCGTCATCGGCGGTGGAGCCGCGGGGCTGGCCGCCTCGATGGTGCTCGCCCGCGCACGCCGTCGGGTGCTGCTCATCGACGCGGGCGCCCAGAACAACCTGCGCACCACTCATGCCGGCGGGGTGTTCCTTCATGACGGGGAGGCACCCGCATCTCTCTACGCGCGAGCGCTGGAACAGCTGGCGGTCTATCCGACCTTCAAGCGGAGGCAGGCGCTGGTGACCTCCGCGGGGGCCGTCGACGGTGGCTTTCGGCTGGTGAGCGAGCCAGAGGGTCTCCCGCCGGAGGTGCTCACTGCAAAGACGATAGTGCTCGCCCAGGGGGTGCAGTTCTCGCCCTCAAAGATTCCGGGCGCGGATGCGCTGTGGGGCACGAGCGTCGTGAACTGTCCGTTCTGTGACGGCTACGAGTCACGGGATCTGCACGTGCTGGTCGCCGGCACGAGTGACTATCTCACGCACATGGCCGCGATGCTCCCCGCCTGGATCGACGACCTGAGTTACGCCGAGGGCACCGAGATCGCGGGGATGAAACGGGGCACCGAGGGGCTCGAGGTGCGCTTCACCGATGGCCGCAGCGAGACCTTCGGCCGTGCATTCGTGCAGCAGGAGTGGACCCAGCGCACCGCGCTCGCGGATGCCCTGGGCTGCGCGCGTCTTGACGACGGGCTTCTCCAGCTCGACGGCTTCGGCCAGACCACCGTCGCAGGAGTTTTCGCGGCGGGCGATCAGAGCGCCAACGCGATGCAGGTCAACCTCGCGGTCGGCTCCGGCCACGCTGCCGGCACGGGAGCCGTGTTCGCGCTCGTGATCGAGCCAGACTAA
- the mfd gene encoding transcription-repair coupling factor, translating into MILSGLNTALLRAHTFENAVSWGSRSADFSLVDGLRAPLLASLLKARTVKAKAPQALLAIVATGRDSESLRSALASVMPDAQVVEFPAWETLPHERLSPSAETVGKRIHALRTMQRWQDAPQRDLVIVASVRAALQPLADNLTSIEPLALSAGGRGYNLAGISRQLVDLAYSRVDMVTRRGEFAVRGGILDVFAPVAEHPWRVEFFGDEVEQIRQFSVADQRSMDEPIPTVELPPSRELLLSEAVKQRAREMQHEFPSLSQMLAKISEGIPVDGMESLAPALADRLVPLTHYLPKDAAIAVLAPERVASRAVSLVETNREFLSAAWNAATAGAEAPIDLDSGDFLSISALRDAAGARNWWTLSSFDSGAAEPETVTTATSELRDGDHYIRIDATTVPTFQGQADGAIDYVGDKLKDGWTVAVVAAGHGLVERAAEALGEHGFAARMVEEFPAETETGVAYLLCASVEHGFELPETKFALLSESEFYGRAAGYDTRQVKKLASRRKNVVDPLQLKAGDFVVHETHGIGRFAELVQRTVSTGGRNAVKNNREYLLVEYAPSKRGYPNDKLYVPTDQLDLLTRYVGGEAPALSKMGGSEWAAQKGRARKAVRDIAVELVKLYSARMASRGHAFPPDTPWQRELEEAFPFAETPDQLTTIDEVKADMERPIPMDRLISGDVGYGKTEVAIRAAFKAVQDGKQVVMLVPTTLLVKQHMETFAERFAGFPVHLRALSRFQTDKESKETIEGMADGTVDVVIGTHRLLSPSIVLKDLGLVIIDEEQRFGVEHKDALKKLKTNVDILAMSATPIPRTLEMAVTGIREMSTLATPPEDRHPILTFVGPYNDKQVGAAIRRELLREGQVFFVHNRVSSISRVASQLAELVPEARIAVAHGQLPEHVLEQVMVDFWERKFDVLVSTTIIETGLDIANANTLIIDRADKYGLSQLHQLRGRVGRGRERAYAYFLYDADKPLGEVAHDRLATIAANNELGAGMQVALKDLEIRGAGNLLGGEQSGHIAGVGFDLYLRMIGEAVSTFRGEVAEGQTELRLELPVDAHIPEEYVESERLRLEAYQKLSTASSPAASPDSIDRVLEELTDRYGEPPVQVLNLIAVSRLRRMAQKAGLSEVVTAGGNLRVASMELLDSIQIRLQRMFPGARYFAQTHSVSVPLPVRQGIPLADADLIEWTGQLLVAIFGAELKVDAPLVE; encoded by the coding sequence TGGCGACCGGTCGCGATTCCGAGTCGCTCCGCTCGGCGCTCGCCAGCGTGATGCCGGACGCCCAGGTCGTCGAGTTCCCCGCTTGGGAGACCTTGCCGCATGAGCGCTTGAGCCCCAGCGCCGAGACCGTCGGCAAGCGCATCCACGCCCTGCGCACCATGCAGCGCTGGCAGGATGCCCCGCAGCGCGACCTGGTCATCGTCGCGAGTGTGCGTGCGGCGCTCCAACCTCTCGCCGACAACCTCACCAGCATCGAGCCGCTCGCCCTCTCTGCCGGTGGACGCGGTTACAACCTGGCGGGCATCAGCCGTCAGCTCGTCGACCTGGCATATTCCCGGGTCGACATGGTCACCCGCCGCGGCGAATTCGCGGTGCGCGGCGGTATTCTCGACGTCTTCGCTCCGGTGGCCGAGCATCCGTGGCGCGTGGAGTTCTTCGGTGACGAGGTCGAGCAAATCCGCCAGTTCTCGGTCGCCGACCAGCGTTCGATGGACGAGCCGATTCCCACGGTCGAACTCCCACCCAGCCGCGAGCTGCTGCTCAGCGAGGCCGTGAAACAGCGGGCCCGGGAGATGCAGCACGAGTTCCCGAGCCTCAGTCAGATGCTCGCCAAGATCAGCGAGGGAATTCCCGTCGACGGCATGGAGTCGCTGGCGCCCGCGCTCGCCGACAGGCTTGTTCCGCTCACGCACTACCTGCCGAAGGATGCCGCGATCGCGGTGCTCGCGCCGGAACGGGTCGCGAGCCGCGCCGTCAGCCTGGTCGAGACGAACCGCGAGTTCCTCAGCGCCGCGTGGAACGCCGCGACCGCGGGGGCCGAGGCGCCGATCGATCTCGATTCCGGCGACTTCCTCAGCATCAGCGCGCTGAGGGATGCCGCGGGCGCGCGTAACTGGTGGACGCTGAGCTCCTTCGACAGTGGTGCGGCAGAACCCGAGACCGTCACCACCGCGACCTCCGAGCTCCGTGACGGTGACCACTACATCCGGATCGATGCCACGACGGTTCCCACCTTCCAGGGCCAGGCCGACGGGGCGATCGACTACGTCGGCGACAAGCTGAAGGACGGCTGGACCGTCGCGGTTGTCGCGGCCGGCCACGGCCTGGTCGAGCGTGCAGCGGAGGCCCTCGGCGAGCACGGTTTCGCCGCCCGCATGGTGGAGGAGTTCCCGGCCGAGACCGAGACGGGCGTCGCGTACCTGCTCTGCGCATCCGTCGAGCACGGCTTCGAGTTGCCGGAGACCAAGTTCGCTCTGCTCAGCGAGAGCGAGTTCTACGGCCGCGCCGCCGGCTACGACACCCGCCAGGTGAAGAAACTCGCCAGCCGGCGCAAGAACGTGGTCGACCCGCTGCAGCTCAAGGCCGGCGACTTCGTCGTGCACGAGACGCATGGCATCGGCCGATTCGCGGAGCTGGTGCAGCGCACCGTCTCCACCGGCGGACGCAACGCCGTCAAAAACAACCGCGAGTACCTCCTGGTCGAGTACGCACCGTCGAAGCGCGGCTACCCCAACGACAAGCTCTACGTTCCCACCGACCAACTCGACCTGCTCACCCGCTATGTCGGGGGAGAAGCGCCCGCGCTCAGCAAGATGGGCGGATCCGAGTGGGCGGCGCAGAAAGGACGGGCACGCAAGGCGGTGCGAGACATCGCCGTCGAACTCGTGAAGCTCTACTCGGCCCGTATGGCGAGCCGCGGGCACGCCTTCCCGCCCGACACCCCGTGGCAGCGCGAGCTCGAGGAGGCTTTCCCCTTTGCGGAGACCCCCGATCAGCTCACCACCATCGACGAGGTCAAGGCCGACATGGAGCGGCCGATCCCGATGGACCGTCTCATCTCCGGCGACGTGGGCTATGGCAAGACCGAGGTCGCCATCCGCGCCGCCTTCAAGGCCGTGCAAGACGGCAAGCAGGTCGTCATGCTCGTGCCAACCACCCTGCTCGTGAAGCAGCACATGGAGACCTTCGCCGAGCGCTTCGCCGGCTTCCCCGTGCACCTGCGCGCGCTCAGCCGGTTCCAGACCGACAAGGAGTCCAAGGAGACGATCGAGGGCATGGCGGATGGCACTGTAGATGTCGTCATCGGCACCCACCGCCTGCTCAGCCCCAGCATCGTGCTCAAGGATCTCGGGCTCGTGATCATCGACGAGGAGCAGCGGTTCGGTGTCGAGCACAAGGACGCGCTGAAGAAGCTCAAGACCAACGTCGACATCCTCGCGATGAGCGCGACGCCCATCCCGCGCACGCTCGAGATGGCGGTGACCGGCATCCGTGAGATGTCGACTCTCGCGACACCGCCGGAGGACCGGCATCCGATCCTCACGTTCGTCGGACCCTACAACGACAAGCAGGTCGGGGCCGCCATCCGTCGCGAACTGCTGCGCGAGGGTCAGGTCTTCTTCGTTCACAACCGCGTCTCGTCGATCAGCCGGGTCGCCTCCCAACTGGCCGAGCTCGTGCCGGAGGCCCGCATCGCGGTGGCCCACGGACAGCTGCCCGAGCACGTGCTCGAGCAGGTGATGGTCGACTTCTGGGAGCGCAAGTTCGACGTGCTGGTCTCCACGACCATCATCGAGACCGGGCTCGACATCGCCAACGCGAACACCCTCATCATCGACCGCGCCGACAAGTACGGCCTCAGCCAGCTTCACCAGTTGCGTGGACGGGTCGGTCGTGGAAGGGAGCGCGCCTATGCCTACTTCCTCTACGACGCCGACAAGCCGCTCGGGGAGGTCGCGCACGACCGTCTAGCGACGATCGCCGCGAACAACGAACTCGGCGCGGGAATGCAGGTGGCGCTGAAAGATCTCGAGATCCGCGGGGCCGGCAACCTGCTCGGTGGCGAGCAGTCGGGCCACATCGCCGGAGTCGGCTTTGACCTCTACCTCCGCATGATCGGCGAGGCCGTGTCGACCTTCCGCGGCGAGGTCGCGGAGGGCCAGACCGAACTGCGCCTCGAACTGCCGGTGGATGCCCACATCCCCGAGGAATACGTGGAGAGCGAGCGTCTGCGCCTCGAGGCGTACCAGAAGCTGTCGACCGCATCCTCGCCCGCGGCATCTCCGGATTCGATCGATCGGGTGCTCGAGGAGCTCACCGACCGCTACGGCGAACCGCCCGTGCAGGTGCTCAACCTCATCGCCGTCTCCCGGCTGCGGCGGATGGCGCAGAAGGCCGGTCTCTCCGAGGTCGTCACGGCGGGCGGCAACCTTCGCGTGGCATCCATGGAGCTGCTGGACTCGATCCAGATCCGGCTGCAGCGGATGTTCCCGGGAGCCCGCTACTTCGCCCAGACCCACTCGGTCTCGGTTCCGCTCCCCGTGCGCCAGGGCATCCCGCTGGCCGACGCGGACCTCATCGAGTGGACCGGCCAACTGCTGGTCGCCATCTTCGGCGCCGAGCTGAAGGTGGATGCTCCGCTGGTCGAGTAG
- a CDS encoding MFS transporter, with translation MTSPPQTLDVGFRSERGPILIALMVTTGLVAIDSTILATAVPSIVGDIGGFSAFPWLFSIYLLAQAVSVPVYAKLSDTLGRKPIILIGIALFLVGSILCGFAWSMPALIAFRAIQGLGAGAVQPMAITIAGDIYTVAERAKTQGYLASVWAVSSVVGPTLGGVFSQFLSWRWIFFVNVPLCILAMVLLVRVFHEKIERTRHRVDYLGAILLTASLSLIILAVLEGGQAWAWNAPQSIGAFALGAVLLAGFVIAEKYAAEPVLPLWVFSRRLLLTTAFISLGVGAVLIGLTSYVPTYLERSVGAPPLVAGLALAALTIGWPIAASQSGKLYLRIGFRNTVLIGMAVAVTGTLILALTSQTPSIAVVASSCFVVGLGMGLVATPSLIAAQASVQWNERGVVTGTNLFSRSIGSALGVAIFGAIANGIFQSIGGSEKIPSSVEAASGAVFIAVAIAAVATVAAAVAMPRTPVAQEESRAGDAEQTPG, from the coding sequence ATGACTTCTCCGCCCCAGACCCTCGACGTGGGATTCCGTTCCGAGCGCGGTCCGATCCTCATCGCGCTGATGGTGACGACCGGCCTCGTGGCGATCGACTCCACGATTCTCGCGACCGCAGTCCCTTCGATCGTCGGAGACATCGGCGGCTTCTCCGCCTTCCCGTGGCTGTTCTCGATCTACCTGCTCGCGCAGGCGGTCTCGGTGCCGGTGTACGCGAAACTCTCCGATACGCTCGGCCGCAAGCCGATCATCCTCATCGGCATCGCTCTGTTCCTCGTGGGCTCGATCCTCTGCGGATTCGCCTGGAGCATGCCGGCCCTCATCGCGTTCCGCGCCATCCAGGGACTGGGTGCGGGAGCCGTGCAGCCCATGGCCATCACGATCGCGGGAGACATCTACACGGTCGCCGAACGCGCGAAGACGCAGGGCTACCTCGCGAGCGTCTGGGCCGTGTCGTCCGTCGTCGGACCGACCCTCGGCGGTGTGTTCTCCCAGTTCCTCTCCTGGCGCTGGATCTTCTTTGTCAACGTGCCACTGTGCATCCTCGCGATGGTGCTGCTGGTGCGAGTGTTCCACGAGAAGATCGAGCGCACGCGACACCGGGTCGACTACCTGGGAGCCATCCTGCTCACGGCATCGCTCAGTCTGATCATCCTGGCTGTGCTCGAGGGCGGCCAGGCCTGGGCATGGAATGCGCCGCAGAGCATCGGTGCCTTCGCGCTCGGAGCGGTTCTGCTCGCCGGATTCGTGATCGCGGAGAAATACGCTGCCGAACCGGTGCTGCCACTGTGGGTCTTCTCTCGCAGGCTCCTCCTCACCACCGCATTCATCTCGTTGGGCGTCGGCGCGGTACTCATCGGGCTCACCTCGTATGTGCCCACCTATCTCGAGCGTTCGGTCGGAGCACCGCCCCTCGTCGCGGGGCTCGCCCTCGCCGCGCTTACCATCGGATGGCCCATCGCGGCCTCGCAGTCCGGCAAGCTGTACCTGCGCATCGGTTTTCGCAACACCGTGCTCATCGGCATGGCCGTGGCGGTGACCGGCACGCTGATTCTCGCTCTCACCAGCCAGACCCCGAGCATCGCCGTCGTCGCCTCGAGTTGCTTCGTGGTGGGTCTGGGCATGGGGCTCGTCGCCACACCGAGCCTCATCGCCGCCCAGGCGAGCGTTCAGTGGAACGAACGCGGAGTCGTCACCGGCACCAACCTCTTCTCCCGTTCGATCGGCAGCGCCCTCGGCGTCGCGATCTTCGGGGCGATCGCCAACGGCATCTTCCAGTCGATCGGGGGGAGCGAGAAGATTCCGTCGAGCGTGGAGGCGGCATCCGGTGCCGTGTTCATCGCCGTGGCGATCGCCGCGGTCGCGACGGTCGCGGCGGCCGTTGCGATGCCGCGCACCCCGGTTGCGCAGGAAGAGAGCCGTGCGGGTGACGCCGAGCAGACCCCGGGCTAA
- a CDS encoding VanZ family protein: MLRARTRRLLALLGVGYVAACLVIGFWPSPVDRPIDYSLLHVLAYLHSVGVPDVVDYSFVERTANVLLFVPLGALVAAQLNARQWWIALSTCVALSGVIELGQALLLPARYASWIDLLANSVGAAIGVSITMLLRRRTRDTTSR, from the coding sequence ATGCTGCGAGCACGAACCCGACGACTGCTCGCCCTTCTCGGAGTGGGCTATGTCGCGGCGTGCCTCGTGATCGGATTCTGGCCGTCTCCCGTCGACCGACCCATCGACTATTCGCTCTTACACGTGCTCGCGTATCTGCACTCCGTCGGGGTTCCGGATGTCGTGGACTACAGCTTCGTCGAACGCACAGCGAATGTGTTGCTGTTCGTGCCATTGGGGGCGCTGGTTGCAGCGCAACTGAATGCGCGGCAGTGGTGGATCGCGCTCAGCACCTGCGTCGCGCTGTCGGGGGTCATCGAGCTTGGCCAGGCGTTGTTGCTCCCGGCGCGTTATGCGAGTTGGATCGACCTTCTCGCGAATTCGGTCGGGGCCGCCATCGGCGTGAGCATCACGATGCTGTTGCGACGGCGCACTCGCGACACCACCAGCCGGTGA
- a CDS encoding DUF1206 domain-containing protein gives MSPSPLSRSSASSIASQAKNSPILSMLARTGYAVNGILHLLIGGIAIGVASGAGAGSGGEADQSGALGALASAPGGVFVLWVVFVGLAALGIWQLLSAALVREPDATKRAAHVAGELGKAVAYLAIAVTAFTFARGGSSNSASSTSSFSATLLASPGGVFLLVVLGLGVLAIGVVFVVRGVRKSFTEHIRVPAGTAGKAVVGLGVAGYVAKGIAVGVVGILFIVAAATTNTSQATGLDGALKALLGLPFGVVILVVVGLGVIAYGLYCFARARLAKL, from the coding sequence ATGTCACCCTCCCCCCTCTCTCGCTCCTCCGCCTCGAGCATTGCCAGCCAGGCGAAGAACAGCCCGATCCTCTCGATGCTCGCCCGCACCGGATATGCGGTCAACGGCATCCTGCACCTCCTGATCGGCGGGATCGCCATCGGTGTCGCATCGGGGGCGGGTGCTGGCTCCGGTGGTGAGGCCGACCAGTCGGGTGCGCTCGGCGCGCTCGCCTCGGCCCCCGGTGGAGTGTTCGTGCTCTGGGTCGTGTTCGTGGGTCTCGCCGCGCTCGGCATCTGGCAGTTGCTCTCGGCCGCTCTGGTGCGTGAGCCGGATGCCACCAAGCGCGCCGCCCATGTCGCCGGCGAACTGGGCAAAGCGGTGGCCTATCTCGCTATCGCTGTCACCGCCTTCACCTTCGCCCGAGGGGGGAGCAGCAATTCCGCATCGAGCACCTCCAGTTTCAGCGCCACGCTTCTGGCCAGCCCGGGTGGGGTGTTCCTGCTTGTGGTGCTCGGTCTCGGTGTTCTTGCCATCGGAGTGGTCTTCGTGGTGCGGGGCGTGCGGAAGTCGTTCACGGAGCACATCCGGGTGCCGGCCGGCACCGCCGGAAAGGCCGTGGTCGGGCTCGGCGTCGCGGGCTATGTGGCGAAGGGAATCGCCGTGGGGGTCGTGGGCATCCTCTTCATCGTCGCCGCCGCGACCACGAACACCTCGCAGGCCACCGGACTGGATGGCGCGCTGAAGGCCCTGCTCGGATTGCCGTTCGGCGTGGTGATCCTCGTGGTCGTCGGCCTGGGTGTCATCGCCTACGGGCTGTACTGCTTCGCCCGGGCACGGCTGGCGAAGCTGTAG
- a CDS encoding CPBP family intramembrane glutamic endopeptidase, with the protein MLSPADPTTRAILLVLLAGLVALLVYRAVRKDRNEFQRFKRFERTRNRQRMMRKWFLDSLTVFGGAAVIILLLAGQFVPLFQRQVDGWPIGLWWRSLLADTGGLVPGFATGLAVALVGGTIAAVALARRSESVPTIGDIGALLPRNRPELVLGAVLSVNAGVVEELLFRLAVPALVFGATGSAPVAFIGSVLLFGALHFYQGWPGIVGNTVIGALLMVLYLATGSILVAIVAHALIDLRSLVLIPVLVFGVQRVRA; encoded by the coding sequence GTGCTCTCCCCCGCAGACCCGACGACCCGGGCCATCCTGCTGGTGCTGCTCGCCGGCTTGGTGGCGCTGCTGGTGTATCGCGCCGTGCGCAAGGATCGCAACGAGTTCCAGCGCTTCAAGCGTTTCGAACGCACGCGCAACCGCCAGCGGATGATGCGCAAGTGGTTTCTCGACTCTTTGACCGTGTTCGGGGGCGCAGCCGTGATCATCCTGCTGCTCGCCGGGCAGTTCGTGCCGCTCTTCCAGCGGCAGGTGGACGGCTGGCCCATCGGACTCTGGTGGCGTTCCCTGCTCGCCGACACGGGAGGTCTCGTTCCCGGCTTCGCGACGGGGCTCGCGGTCGCGCTCGTGGGTGGCACCATCGCCGCGGTCGCGCTTGCACGGCGATCCGAGTCCGTGCCGACGATCGGTGATATCGGAGCGCTCCTGCCCCGCAATCGTCCGGAATTGGTGCTCGGTGCGGTTCTCTCGGTGAATGCGGGAGTCGTCGAGGAGTTGCTGTTCCGTCTCGCAGTCCCTGCCCTCGTCTTCGGCGCAACCGGCAGCGCCCCGGTGGCCTTCATCGGCAGCGTGCTGCTCTTCGGTGCGTTGCACTTCTACCAGGGCTGGCCAGGCATCGTGGGAAACACCGTGATCGGAGCACTGCTGATGGTGCTGTACCTCGCCACCGGAAGCATTCTCGTGGCGATCGTGGCGCACGCCCTCATCGACCTTCGGTCTCTCGTGCTGATCCCTGTACTGGTGTTCGGGGTGCAGCGGGTGCGCGCTTAG
- a CDS encoding HNH endonuclease signature motif containing protein gives MTTPTATHPDTVVEGSLDAASLTDAALLDALERGFEQRHAADSRLVRLAAEVVQRSRSSLGPDGFASRLGSTSAAVLLADVGRITAAEGQRLCRVAEATSDRVTLLGERMPPAFPIVADAVCAAIIPLDSANHIVAALTQASPRAQQDDRVAAELALVKFALESPADLVRAVAARWRDALDVDGIEQREGDLVERRSLRRSILANGMKRYRLDLDPAGSAFLDAAIDAQVGQVIRAPRFHESDLGAPNADPPDPDPVPDSRTLAQIAADAIVELARHAISCDGTSVPLPSATIVVRMPLDSLLSGVGEAQIDGIEQPISAGTARHLAADAHLIPAVLNGVGEVLDFGVSRRLFSKAQRLALAERDGGCAVAGCSRPPSHTEAHHLRWWSRGGATDLANGILLCIKHHHTVHRDGWGIEVIDNVPWFTPPSSVDVRRRPRRGGRPPVPTVRRE, from the coding sequence ATGACCACCCCGACTGCGACGCATCCCGACACTGTTGTTGAGGGCTCCCTCGATGCCGCATCTCTCACCGATGCCGCACTGCTCGACGCGCTCGAGCGCGGGTTCGAACAGCGGCACGCCGCGGACTCCCGGCTGGTGCGGCTGGCGGCCGAGGTAGTGCAACGGTCCCGGTCCAGCCTGGGGCCGGACGGCTTCGCCTCACGTCTCGGCAGCACCAGCGCGGCTGTGCTGCTTGCCGACGTGGGTCGTATCACGGCGGCCGAGGGGCAGCGGCTGTGCCGGGTCGCCGAGGCGACTTCAGATCGTGTGACGCTGCTCGGCGAGCGGATGCCACCCGCGTTCCCGATCGTCGCCGACGCGGTCTGTGCCGCGATCATCCCCCTCGATTCCGCCAATCACATCGTCGCGGCGCTCACCCAGGCGTCGCCGCGTGCGCAACAGGACGATCGCGTCGCCGCCGAGCTGGCACTCGTCAAGTTCGCGCTGGAGTCGCCGGCGGACCTGGTGCGCGCGGTCGCCGCTCGCTGGCGCGACGCGCTCGACGTGGACGGCATCGAACAGCGGGAGGGTGACCTTGTCGAACGGCGCTCCCTGCGCCGCAGCATCCTCGCAAACGGAATGAAGCGCTATCGACTCGATCTCGACCCCGCGGGATCCGCCTTCCTCGACGCCGCCATCGACGCGCAGGTCGGCCAGGTCATCCGTGCTCCGCGGTTTCACGAGTCTGATCTCGGTGCTCCGAATGCCGACCCACCCGACCCCGATCCGGTGCCCGATTCGCGCACTCTTGCCCAGATCGCGGCGGATGCCATCGTCGAGCTGGCCCGTCATGCCATCTCCTGTGACGGCACCTCCGTACCGCTGCCGTCTGCCACGATCGTGGTGCGGATGCCCCTCGATTCCCTGCTCAGCGGGGTCGGCGAGGCTCAGATCGACGGTATCGAGCAACCGATCTCCGCTGGCACCGCCCGACACCTCGCGGCCGACGCGCACCTCATCCCGGCCGTGCTGAACGGAGTGGGCGAGGTGCTCGACTTCGGGGTATCGCGCCGACTCTTCAGCAAGGCCCAGCGGCTGGCACTCGCCGAACGCGACGGTGGATGCGCCGTGGCCGGTTGCTCCCGTCCGCCGAGCCATACCGAGGCTCATCACCTGCGCTGGTGGTCGCGCGGCGGGGCAACCGATCTGGCCAACGGAATCCTGCTCTGTATCAAGCACCACCACACCGTGCATCGCGACGGCTGGGGCATCGAGGTGATCGACAACGTGCCGTGGTTCACGCCGCCGTCATCGGTGGATGTTCGCCGTCGTCCACGCCGGGGTGGGCGCCCACCGGTGCCGACCGTGCGGCGGGAGTGA
- a CDS encoding helix-turn-helix domain-containing protein, which translates to MSDSTVLDDIGPHLRALRAERGLTLADLSETTGISVSTLSRLESGQRKATLELLLPISRAHQVSLDDLVTPHPVADPRVRTRGSHRSGVTTFPLSREPSAIAAFKQVIAASKEVRHPTPGVHDGYEWLYVLSGKLRLVLGPHDLVLVPGEVAEFDTRVPHWFGSADQGRVEYLTLFSKQGERMHVAVSTGGGRK; encoded by the coding sequence ATGTCCGATTCCACAGTCCTCGATGACATCGGCCCGCACCTCCGCGCCCTGCGAGCGGAACGGGGCCTCACCCTCGCGGACCTGTCCGAGACCACGGGCATCTCGGTGAGCACCCTGTCCCGTCTCGAATCCGGTCAGCGCAAAGCGACGCTCGAACTCCTGCTGCCGATCTCCCGCGCTCACCAGGTCAGCCTCGACGATCTCGTGACGCCGCATCCGGTTGCCGATCCGCGGGTGCGCACCCGCGGATCCCACCGTTCCGGTGTCACCACCTTTCCGTTGAGTCGCGAGCCGTCCGCGATTGCCGCCTTCAAACAGGTGATCGCCGCGTCGAAGGAGGTGCGACATCCCACCCCGGGCGTGCACGATGGCTATGAGTGGCTCTACGTGCTCAGCGGAAAGTTGCGGCTCGTGCTCGGTCCCCACGATCTCGTCCTGGTGCCCGGCGAGGTAGCGGAGTTCGACACCCGGGTGCCGCACTGGTTCGGCAGTGCCGACCAGGGTCGGGTCGAATACCTGACGCTCTTCAGCAAGCAGGGCGAGCGGATGCACGTGGCGGTGAGCACTGGCGGTGGACGGAAGTAG